In a single window of the Subtercola sp. PAMC28395 genome:
- the thiE gene encoding thiamine phosphate synthase — MSGLEASALRALDLSVYFVTDTRLCGAFGVAATVAAAIDAGVTMVQLRDPDATDAELVTLGRSLITVLAGTSIPLLVNDRVHLVEPIGAQGAHIGQSDLSVIAALQLLGPHALLGLSAQTLDHVTDARATPPRTIDYLGVGPVWHQKTKPNAAAPCGLDGFAHIAAASPWPCVAIGGINTERIPALRSAGAAGVAVVSAICGQLDVAHATGLISAAWQS; from the coding sequence GTGAGCGGGCTCGAGGCCAGCGCGCTTCGGGCGCTAGACCTCTCGGTCTACTTCGTCACCGACACCCGCCTCTGCGGTGCGTTCGGCGTCGCCGCCACTGTCGCGGCCGCAATCGATGCAGGTGTGACCATGGTGCAACTGCGCGACCCCGATGCCACCGACGCCGAACTCGTCACCCTCGGCAGGTCGCTCATCACGGTTCTCGCCGGCACATCGATTCCACTGCTCGTCAACGACCGGGTGCATCTCGTGGAACCCATCGGTGCGCAGGGAGCCCACATCGGGCAGTCAGATCTATCCGTCATCGCGGCCCTGCAGCTCCTCGGCCCCCACGCGCTGCTCGGCCTCTCGGCCCAGACCCTCGACCACGTCACGGATGCCCGGGCCACACCCCCGCGCACCATCGACTATCTCGGCGTCGGCCCCGTCTGGCACCAGAAGACCAAGCCGAACGCTGCCGCTCCCTGCGGCCTTGACGGGTTCGCTCACATTGCCGCAGCGAGCCCGTGGCCATGTGTCGCGATCGGCGGTATCAACACCGAGCGCATCCCCGCCCTTCGCTCTGCCGGTGCCGCGGGCGTGGCCGTCGTGAGCGCCATCTGCGGCCAACTCGACGTCGCCCACGCAACCGGACTTATCAGCGCAGCCTGGCAGTCTTAA
- a CDS encoding ATP-binding cassette domain-containing protein — MPVDGLTADGVPVGGLTADGVPVGGLSVDGLSAGGQSLGGLSGGDGERTGAPDALPSAGADLEVLGLTWRPFGRTEPILRGLDLHVGAGERVLVTGPSGSGKSTLLRALAGVLGTTESGGLSGSVTVDGVDRGDGVDRCDGVDRGEGLDRGEGLDRGEGVDQVAGLDQGDGVDQLGEAGMTSVGLLLQDPGDALVAATVGRDTAFGLENQGVERAQMGARVVRTLDAVSFPYGTDHSSSRLSGGEAQRLALAGVLVMGPRLVLLDEPTSMLDPVAAAAVREAVWATAAASGATVIVVEHQLAEWLPRVTRLVVLGEGGEIVADGEASATLVAHRDALARAGVWVPDSAPPAPQKVSAELCQARPRGPVKPANHAKPANQANQPGGPLVSARNVGVALQRAASFGQQSSARAAAVPVLVDVTADIFAGEITAVVGPSGAGKSTFTALLAGLSNPTSGDVVWEGGGLEGAAETSAARTSAAEQHPGRWASRRLAERVGWVPQNAELAIVARTVRDDVLSTSIRLGYDAHEAHSRVDALLAALGLTALAAEDPHHLSGGELRRVALAGAVAHGPALLVLDEPTVGLDRHTWSAVAGVIVAARDAGVAVVVATHDPLLMQLADRTIRLEGGRVVGGAGSEHAEPRGTAVAGASAEAAPAETAPADATPVEMTPAETMQQPGVRPGGAGHPFGFVRQASARLGLARRCGPLSLLAGGMLMLVGSLFITSIGQAIIGVAVLLVVAPVVIDLRSIRLRRLAPGLLAAASVAFSTWLLSPDQSLLAGVTAGLRIAFFVLPGVLLAGYIEPSSLGDHLGQLLHLPARPVVAATAALQQFSMLSEQWQQLQRVRRVRGLSAGRSPFRRASQFGSLTFALLVQSVRKAGRMAVAMDARGFSRLETPSHTRTWAEPAHWTRADTVLLVVVGLVASVPLVFGSVFGSVF, encoded by the coding sequence GCCTGTCCGGAGGCGACGGCGAACGCACTGGCGCTCCGGATGCCCTGCCCAGCGCAGGTGCAGATCTCGAAGTTCTCGGGCTCACCTGGCGTCCTTTCGGTCGTACCGAGCCCATCTTGCGTGGTCTCGACCTGCATGTGGGTGCGGGGGAGCGTGTTCTCGTCACCGGGCCGAGCGGCTCGGGCAAGAGCACGCTGCTCCGCGCCCTTGCGGGGGTCCTGGGAACCACGGAGTCCGGCGGGCTCTCGGGTTCGGTGACGGTCGATGGTGTGGACCGGGGTGATGGTGTCGACCGGTGTGATGGTGTCGACCGGGGTGAGGGCCTCGACCGGGGTGAGGGCCTCGACCGGGGTGAGGGTGTTGACCAGGTTGCGGGCCTCGACCAGGGTGACGGCGTCGACCAGCTTGGCGAGGCTGGAATGACGAGCGTCGGACTCTTGCTTCAGGATCCGGGCGATGCTCTCGTGGCCGCGACCGTGGGCCGGGACACTGCGTTCGGGCTGGAGAACCAGGGCGTCGAACGCGCGCAGATGGGTGCACGAGTCGTGCGGACGCTCGATGCGGTGTCGTTCCCCTACGGAACGGACCATTCGTCGAGCCGGTTGTCGGGAGGGGAGGCCCAGCGCCTCGCCCTCGCCGGGGTGCTGGTCATGGGCCCGCGGCTGGTGCTGCTCGACGAGCCGACGTCGATGCTCGACCCGGTTGCGGCCGCAGCGGTCAGGGAAGCCGTGTGGGCGACGGCCGCAGCATCCGGTGCGACGGTCATCGTCGTGGAGCACCAGCTTGCCGAGTGGTTGCCCCGGGTCACGCGTTTGGTGGTGCTCGGCGAAGGTGGTGAGATCGTCGCCGATGGGGAGGCTTCGGCTACCCTGGTCGCCCATCGTGATGCCCTTGCCCGCGCTGGTGTCTGGGTTCCAGATTCGGCCCCGCCTGCGCCGCAGAAGGTGTCGGCGGAGCTGTGCCAGGCCAGACCAAGAGGGCCCGTCAAGCCGGCCAATCACGCCAAGCCGGCCAATCAGGCCAACCAACCAGGCGGGCCCCTCGTGAGCGCCCGAAACGTCGGCGTCGCCCTTCAGCGAGCAGCGTCGTTCGGCCAGCAGAGCTCAGCACGCGCAGCCGCTGTGCCGGTGCTCGTAGACGTGACCGCCGACATCTTCGCCGGTGAGATCACGGCTGTCGTGGGGCCCAGCGGGGCAGGAAAGTCGACGTTCACCGCCCTGCTCGCCGGCCTCTCGAACCCGACATCCGGCGACGTCGTGTGGGAGGGTGGCGGCCTGGAAGGCGCTGCCGAAACCAGCGCTGCCCGGACCAGCGCTGCCGAACAACACCCTGGCCGGTGGGCCTCGCGGCGACTCGCTGAGCGCGTGGGGTGGGTGCCGCAGAACGCCGAGCTGGCGATTGTGGCCCGAACGGTGCGCGACGATGTGCTCAGCACGAGCATCCGTCTCGGGTACGACGCCCACGAAGCGCATAGTCGAGTGGATGCCCTGCTCGCCGCTCTCGGCCTGACAGCCCTCGCGGCCGAAGATCCTCACCACCTTTCGGGGGGCGAGCTCCGGCGGGTCGCCCTGGCCGGTGCCGTCGCGCACGGGCCGGCGCTGCTCGTGCTCGATGAACCGACAGTCGGACTCGACCGCCACACCTGGTCTGCGGTCGCGGGTGTCATCGTTGCTGCGCGCGACGCGGGGGTGGCGGTTGTCGTTGCGACGCACGACCCGCTGCTCATGCAGCTCGCCGACCGGACAATTCGGCTCGAGGGCGGTCGGGTCGTGGGAGGTGCTGGGAGTGAGCACGCAGAGCCACGTGGCACTGCGGTGGCGGGCGCATCCGCAGAGGCAGCACCTGCAGAGACAGCACCTGCAGACGCAACACCTGTAGAGATGACACCCGCAGAGACAATGCAACAGCCAGGCGTTCGCCCGGGGGGAGCCGGGCATCCATTCGGGTTCGTCAGACAGGCATCTGCACGGCTTGGTCTCGCGCGGCGCTGCGGGCCGCTCTCACTGCTGGCTGGAGGGATGCTGATGCTGGTCGGGTCGCTGTTCATCACGAGCATCGGGCAGGCGATCATCGGTGTCGCCGTGCTGCTTGTGGTGGCACCTGTGGTGATCGATCTGCGATCGATCCGGCTGCGGCGTCTTGCCCCGGGGCTCCTTGCGGCCGCGTCGGTCGCCTTCTCCACCTGGCTGCTCAGCCCTGATCAGAGTCTGTTGGCCGGAGTCACTGCAGGGCTTCGGATTGCGTTCTTCGTGCTGCCCGGCGTGCTGTTGGCGGGGTATATCGAGCCGTCGTCGCTCGGCGACCATCTCGGGCAGCTGCTGCACCTACCTGCGCGGCCCGTCGTCGCTGCGACCGCCGCGCTGCAACAGTTCTCCATGCTCAGCGAGCAGTGGCAGCAGCTGCAACGGGTGCGGAGGGTGCGCGGGCTGAGCGCGGGCCGGTCACCATTCAGACGTGCTTCGCAGTTCGGCTCGCTGACTTTCGCTCTTCTGGTGCAATCGGTGCGCAAGGCTGGGCGCATGGCGGTGGCGATGGATGCCCGGGGCTTCTCCCGCCTCGAAACACCCAGCCACACACGAACCTGGGCCGAGCCGGCCCATTGGACTCGCGCCGATACCGTGTTGCTTGTCGTTGTCGGACTGGTCGCGAGCGTGCCGTTGGTGTTTGGTTCTGTGTTTGGCTCAGTGTTCTGA
- a CDS encoding DUF305 domain-containing protein — translation MSSRIRLRIALILGGVLLLVVGLVVGRITTPVTQTPGTLSAEAGFARDMQVHHQQAIDMAMIIRDQTTDPEIRQLAYDIATSQGQQAGQMFAWLNLWGLPQASPVPAMTWMTLPTLDQSNADHGMDMGAGQASPGPVIPGQTMPGMASQADVDRLGTLTGVEAEKLFLSLMIAHHQGGVQMAEALVARSADSTVLAVANTIITAQTGEIAYMQQLLAARS, via the coding sequence GTGAGTTCACGCATCAGGCTGCGCATCGCCCTCATCCTGGGTGGCGTGCTCCTCCTGGTCGTAGGACTCGTGGTCGGGCGCATCACCACGCCCGTGACGCAGACTCCCGGCACCCTGAGCGCGGAGGCCGGCTTCGCCCGCGACATGCAGGTGCACCACCAGCAGGCGATCGACATGGCCATGATCATCCGGGACCAGACAACCGACCCCGAGATCAGGCAGCTCGCCTACGACATCGCCACCTCGCAGGGCCAGCAGGCCGGTCAGATGTTCGCGTGGCTCAATCTGTGGGGATTGCCACAGGCCTCACCGGTACCCGCGATGACCTGGATGACCCTCCCGACGCTCGACCAGAGCAACGCCGATCACGGCATGGACATGGGTGCCGGGCAAGCGAGTCCGGGCCCGGTGATCCCTGGGCAGACGATGCCGGGCATGGCCTCCCAGGCCGACGTCGATCGGCTGGGCACCCTGACCGGCGTGGAGGCCGAGAAGCTCTTTCTGAGCCTGATGATCGCTCACCACCAGGGTGGCGTGCAGATGGCCGAGGCGCTCGTGGCGCGCTCGGCCGACTCCACTGTGCTGGCGGTCGCCAACACGATCATCACCGCCCAGACGGGCGAGATCGCCTACATGCAGCAGCTGCTCGCTGCGCGATCGTAG
- a CDS encoding hydroxyethylthiazole kinase, whose amino-acid sequence MAGFSGVVDDALLAAAAATATLTVVADRAAVYSRGTGSFAVGLLDELTTLTPERLEELTRLS is encoded by the coding sequence ATGGCCGGATTCAGCGGGGTGGTCGACGACGCGTTGCTCGCCGCTGCGGCCGCAACGGCCACGCTCACTGTGGTGGCCGACCGTGCAGCCGTCTACAGCCGAGGAACAGGCAGCTTCGCCGTTGGCCTGCTCGACGAGCTCACCACGCTCACACCCGAACGCCTCGAAGAACTGACGCGCCTGTCGTGA
- a CDS encoding sensor histidine kinase, translated as MKARIGRWTIATRLFVLQVAAIVVLTAIATLWLWSDAQADVNADADAKTLVVATAVADNPFVLDAVQSPDPSATLQPYALTAMADTSTDFITIMAPDRTRYTHPDPSQIGKPFQGTIEPALEGRTFTETYAGTLGPSVRSVAPVFSSDGRVVALVSAGVTVSSLGATLSSRLPIVFGIAALTLALGALASWLLSRYLRRVTWGLGAEEMSRMFGYYEGVLHSVREGVILTDPHGNVVLYNDQAAELLGLARQLLPASPSPVAGFAVPDGLRQLLASGAVAVDEPVLTDDRVLIVNQSPAISSATAGAARRIGTMTTLRDHTELQQLTGELTTMRTLSDALRSQTHEFSNRLHTIIALIELDRRDEALAFASNELHVGQTLVDEVIGSVDEPVLAALLLGKSAQASERGVEFDVRVDDGLDLGDLPPVELVTIIGNLVDNALDAGAGDAGAGGTGAVDACSVAAPNVAAHHPKVVVAISCRDHEVMITVTDNGPGITDLSRAFTRGYSTKDPGQTGRGIGLALVEQSVRRLGGDVVASNVNAAGTPGTGVSTGASFTVTLPITKPSRDQTGPGQTGLEQTGPGRTGPGQTGLGQAASESSPQPVNSVKW; from the coding sequence ATGAAGGCCCGAATCGGCAGGTGGACCATCGCCACCCGACTCTTCGTGCTGCAGGTTGCCGCCATCGTGGTGCTCACGGCGATCGCGACACTCTGGCTCTGGAGCGATGCACAGGCCGATGTGAACGCCGACGCCGATGCCAAGACACTGGTGGTGGCGACTGCGGTCGCCGACAACCCGTTCGTCCTCGACGCGGTGCAGTCACCTGATCCGAGTGCCACCCTGCAGCCGTACGCTCTGACGGCGATGGCCGACACATCGACGGACTTCATCACCATCATGGCTCCCGACCGCACCCGCTACACGCACCCCGATCCGAGCCAGATCGGCAAGCCGTTCCAGGGAACCATCGAGCCAGCCCTCGAAGGGCGAACCTTCACTGAGACGTATGCAGGAACGCTCGGCCCTTCTGTGCGTTCGGTCGCGCCCGTGTTCAGTTCCGACGGACGAGTTGTCGCGCTGGTGTCCGCCGGCGTCACGGTCAGCAGCCTGGGCGCCACTCTCAGCTCCCGACTCCCGATCGTGTTCGGAATCGCGGCGCTCACTCTCGCGCTCGGCGCACTCGCCTCCTGGCTGTTGAGCCGGTACCTCCGGCGCGTCACCTGGGGCCTCGGTGCCGAGGAGATGAGCCGGATGTTCGGGTATTACGAGGGCGTCCTCCACTCCGTGCGGGAAGGGGTCATCCTGACCGACCCGCACGGCAACGTCGTGCTCTACAACGACCAGGCGGCCGAGTTACTGGGGCTGGCTCGGCAGTTGCTGCCCGCCAGCCCGTCGCCGGTGGCGGGATTCGCCGTGCCCGATGGGCTTCGGCAACTGCTCGCCAGCGGCGCCGTGGCCGTGGACGAGCCGGTGCTGACCGACGACCGAGTGCTGATCGTGAACCAGTCGCCCGCGATCTCCTCCGCGACGGCAGGGGCTGCTCGCCGGATCGGAACAATGACCACGCTCCGTGACCACACCGAACTGCAGCAACTCACCGGAGAGCTGACCACCATGCGCACCCTCTCCGATGCCCTCCGGTCGCAGACCCACGAGTTCTCAAATCGCCTCCACACGATCATCGCGCTCATCGAGCTCGACAGGCGCGACGAAGCCCTGGCCTTCGCGTCGAACGAGCTTCACGTCGGCCAGACGCTCGTCGACGAGGTGATCGGTTCTGTCGACGAGCCCGTGCTCGCCGCCCTCCTGCTCGGCAAATCGGCGCAGGCTTCCGAACGCGGAGTCGAGTTCGATGTGCGTGTCGACGACGGTCTCGACCTCGGCGATCTGCCGCCGGTCGAGTTGGTCACGATCATCGGTAACCTCGTCGACAATGCCCTGGATGCGGGTGCCGGAGATGCGGGTGCGGGAGGTACAGGTGCGGTAGATGCTTGTAGCGTGGCTGCGCCGAATGTGGCTGCGCATCATCCGAAGGTCGTTGTCGCCATTTCATGTCGCGACCACGAGGTCATGATCACCGTCACTGACAACGGCCCGGGAATCACCGATCTGAGCCGGGCCTTCACTCGCGGCTACAGTACGAAAGACCCCGGGCAGACAGGTCGCGGAATCGGGTTGGCACTTGTGGAACAGTCGGTGCGGCGACTGGGCGGAGACGTCGTCGCGAGCAACGTGAATGCGGCCGGCACCCCTGGCACCGGGGTTTCGACGGGAGCCTCGTTCACCGTCACGCTTCCGATCACGAAGCCAAGTCGTGATCAAACCGGACCCGGGCAAACGGGACTCGAGCAAACGGGACCCGGGCGAACCGGACCCGGGCAAACCGGACTCGGGCAAGCGGCGTCCGAAAGCTCGCCGCAACCCGTGAACAGCGTGAAATGGTGA
- a CDS encoding cation:dicarboxylate symporter family transporter, giving the protein MSQTHSPASPAGRPPVSQPGSQTPRPARHRRLDRSHYLYIAVIVAVGAGIAVGLLAPEFAKGLKPLGDGFVSLIKMMIAPIIFCTIALGVGSVAKAATVGKVGGLALGYFVVMSTFALAIGLLVGNLIHPGEGLNISTTYDATKTAAASSTDFVLGIIPTSFFSALTSGSILQALFVALLVGFALQKMGSKGAPILEAIRQLQQLVFRILAMIMWVAPLGAFGAIAAVVGATGVAALVALGTLMVAFYITCILFVFGILGVLLKVVTGINILRVMKYLAREYLLIVSTSSSEVALPRLIAKLEHLGVAKPVVGITVPTGYSFNLDGTAIYLTMSSLFIASALGTPLNIPEQISLLLFMMIASKGAAGVTGAGIATLAGGLQAHRPDLVNGVGLIVGIDRFMSEARALTNFTGNAVATVLIGKWTKQIDMVQVDRVLSGELPFNESTMSADDHLSADEEAYRARRLADEKALVDQKALAGEKALDDRPQLVR; this is encoded by the coding sequence ATGTCACAGACGCATTCACCAGCGAGCCCGGCCGGACGCCCGCCGGTCAGCCAGCCTGGAAGCCAAACTCCGCGCCCGGCGCGGCACCGTCGACTCGACCGATCGCATTATCTCTACATCGCTGTGATCGTGGCGGTTGGTGCAGGTATTGCAGTCGGTCTGCTCGCCCCCGAATTCGCGAAGGGATTGAAGCCGCTCGGTGATGGTTTCGTCTCCCTGATCAAGATGATGATCGCGCCCATCATCTTCTGCACCATCGCCCTCGGTGTCGGGTCTGTCGCCAAGGCGGCAACGGTCGGCAAGGTCGGCGGTCTCGCGCTCGGGTACTTCGTTGTCATGTCGACTTTTGCGCTCGCGATCGGCCTGCTCGTCGGCAACCTGATCCACCCGGGTGAGGGGCTGAACATCAGCACCACGTACGATGCAACGAAGACCGCCGCCGCATCGTCGACCGACTTCGTTCTCGGCATCATTCCGACGTCGTTCTTCTCAGCACTCACGAGCGGCAGCATCCTCCAGGCCCTCTTCGTCGCGCTGCTCGTAGGCTTCGCCCTGCAGAAGATGGGCTCGAAGGGTGCGCCCATCCTCGAGGCCATCCGCCAGCTCCAGCAGCTGGTGTTCCGAATTCTCGCGATGATCATGTGGGTAGCCCCGCTCGGTGCATTCGGCGCGATCGCCGCAGTCGTCGGGGCGACGGGCGTCGCAGCGCTGGTTGCGCTGGGCACTCTGATGGTCGCGTTCTACATCACCTGCATCCTGTTCGTCTTCGGCATACTGGGCGTTTTGCTGAAGGTCGTCACCGGTATCAACATCCTCCGGGTGATGAAGTACCTGGCGCGTGAATACCTGCTCATCGTCTCGACCTCGTCGAGCGAGGTCGCGCTGCCCAGGCTGATTGCGAAGCTCGAGCACCTCGGCGTCGCCAAGCCCGTCGTGGGCATCACCGTGCCGACCGGTTACTCGTTCAACCTCGACGGTACGGCGATCTACCTCACCATGTCGTCGCTGTTCATCGCCAGCGCGCTCGGCACCCCGCTCAACATCCCCGAGCAGATCTCCCTCCTCCTGTTCATGATGATCGCATCGAAGGGCGCCGCCGGAGTCACCGGTGCGGGCATCGCGACCCTCGCCGGCGGCCTGCAGGCACATCGCCCCGACCTCGTCAACGGCGTCGGCCTCATCGTCGGCATCGACCGGTTCATGTCAGAAGCCCGAGCCCTCACGAACTTCACCGGCAATGCGGTCGCCACCGTGTTGATCGGAAAGTGGACCAAACAGATCGACATGGTGCAGGTCGACCGGGTGCTCTCAGGCGAACTGCCGTTCAACGAGTCGACGATGAGCGCCGACGATCACCTCAGCGCCGACGAAGAGGCGTATCGCGCCCGCCGGCTGGCAGACGAGAAGGCCCTGGTCGATCAGAAAGCGCTCGCTGGCGAGAAGGCGCTGGATGATCGGCCGCAGTTGGTCCGCTGA
- a CDS encoding response regulator — MVNSVRVLVVDDEPITASAHATYLERVGGFVVAGVANDGTSALRMLRDSVDPRTPGGASGVSSIDLVLLDMNLPDIHGIELCRHIRSSGLDVDVIAITAVRDVSVVRAAVSLGIVQYLIKPFTFSVFAEKLRGYLAFRAGFDLVDGVTTQNDVDDSLAQLRSARPAGLEKGLTTETLQLVVARLRAEPVPVSAAELALALELSRVTTRRYLEHLTAEGTVVRSPRYGTPGRPELEYVWKRV; from the coding sequence ATGGTGAACAGCGTGCGAGTGCTCGTCGTCGACGACGAGCCGATCACCGCGAGCGCCCACGCGACCTACCTCGAACGGGTCGGCGGTTTCGTTGTCGCGGGTGTGGCGAATGACGGAACGAGCGCACTCCGGATGCTGCGTGACAGCGTCGATCCGCGCACGCCGGGCGGCGCCTCAGGCGTGAGCTCGATCGACCTCGTGCTGCTCGACATGAACCTGCCCGACATCCATGGCATCGAACTGTGTCGGCACATCCGTTCGTCTGGCCTCGACGTCGACGTCATCGCCATCACTGCCGTACGTGATGTCTCAGTGGTGCGCGCCGCAGTCTCACTCGGCATCGTGCAGTACCTCATCAAGCCATTCACCTTTTCTGTGTTCGCCGAGAAGCTGCGGGGTTATCTGGCATTCCGGGCCGGCTTCGACCTCGTCGACGGTGTCACCACCCAGAACGACGTCGACGATTCGCTGGCGCAACTGCGCAGCGCCCGGCCGGCCGGACTCGAGAAGGGTCTCACGACGGAGACCCTTCAGCTCGTCGTCGCCCGTCTTCGCGCCGAGCCTGTGCCTGTCTCTGCCGCCGAGCTCGCACTGGCACTGGAACTCTCGCGCGTCACCACTCGGAGATACCTCGAACACCTCACCGCCGAAGGCACCGTCGTGAGATCGCCCCGGTACGGCACACCCGGCAGGCCAGAGCTCGAGTACGTCTGGAAGCGCGTCTGA
- a CDS encoding DUF3105 domain-containing protein, with the protein MPSEKDKPENQQPENPKPENSQPENPKNLTVKQEREARRAEKVEAMKRAQARAARNRRITIGSLIGAAGLVIVLVIVFVVTGSGSTPAPVATKADGVQTFPGLSRNHVSGTVTYAQVPPAGGDHNPVWLNCGVYNQPVPSENAVHDLEHGAVWVTYDASQVTADQLATLRAALPTTYIVLSPFVGLPSPVVASAWGAQIQLTGVSDARLADFIKTYWQSPNSPEPGAACTGGITAPGLVT; encoded by the coding sequence GTGCCCAGCGAAAAAGACAAGCCTGAGAACCAGCAGCCAGAGAACCCGAAGCCAGAGAATTCACAGCCAGAGAATCCAAAGAATCTGACGGTCAAGCAGGAACGGGAGGCTCGCAGGGCCGAGAAGGTCGAAGCGATGAAACGCGCCCAGGCCAGGGCCGCGCGCAACCGCCGCATCACGATCGGCTCGCTCATCGGGGCAGCAGGCCTGGTCATCGTGCTGGTGATCGTCTTTGTCGTCACCGGCAGCGGCTCCACGCCCGCACCCGTTGCAACGAAGGCAGACGGCGTGCAGACGTTCCCCGGGCTCAGCCGCAACCACGTCTCCGGCACGGTGACGTACGCGCAGGTTCCTCCGGCCGGCGGCGACCACAACCCGGTCTGGCTCAACTGCGGGGTCTACAACCAGCCCGTACCGAGCGAGAATGCCGTGCACGACCTCGAACACGGCGCTGTGTGGGTGACCTACGACGCATCGCAGGTCACCGCAGACCAGCTCGCCACCCTGCGCGCCGCCCTTCCGACGACGTATATCGTCCTGTCACCGTTCGTCGGTCTGCCCTCCCCCGTGGTCGCGTCGGCCTGGGGCGCCCAGATCCAGCTCACCGGGGTGAGCGACGCGCGTCTCGCGGACTTCATCAAGACGTACTGGCAGTCGCCGAATTCGCCTGAGCCCGGGGCAGCCTGCACCGGCGGGATCACCGCCCCCGGCCTCGTGACGTGA